From the genome of Thermoflexus hugenholtzii, one region includes:
- a CDS encoding gluconokinase, which yields MRILAVDLGTTHVKAGCLDPEGRLRRRAVRALPLLRDETGRAEHDPEALWDAFVAAAREALGEEAPAVRGLILSAYQLGLLPVDAQGRPLMGLMTLLDTRPRETFPGLLARIDGAILYARTGCPPLFHYPLAKLEWLRARRPEIFRAARWFLGAKEYLLLRLLGEPFTEPSLATATQLMDLRTLRWDPELLAAVELSADRLPEVVAPEARLGPLRPEAAAALGLPPEVEVIAGVYDGGAMGLGLGALAPGVGVMNLGTTAMIRMIAAQPVLDHSPRMRLQTYALLPGRWFPGGALNNAGIVRQWLQEAVLRVVDAEAETLAEATAGPTGILFFPFLTGEREPGIGPMASGVIFGLRVHHGRGHLIRAAMEGVAFALRRLLEALWENGLRPNRLRAGGGGTRSPLWMRILASVLATPIEVPEIPEPGLLGSAMLAWKALGVLPDLPEHPPETPVAVYPPVEEWVPAYAEQFARFQAVLADLEAAFQHGGSSEAHHLTMGGAHEPL from the coding sequence ATGCGGATCCTCGCCGTGGACCTCGGCACCACGCACGTGAAAGCGGGCTGCCTGGACCCCGAGGGCCGGCTCCGGCGCCGGGCGGTGCGGGCGCTTCCGCTGCTGCGGGATGAGACCGGCCGGGCGGAGCACGACCCGGAGGCCCTGTGGGATGCGTTCGTGGCCGCAGCCCGGGAGGCGCTGGGGGAAGAGGCCCCGGCGGTGCGCGGGCTGATCCTCTCAGCCTATCAGCTGGGCCTGCTGCCGGTGGACGCGCAGGGGCGGCCGCTGATGGGCCTGATGACGCTGCTCGACACCCGGCCCCGGGAGACTTTCCCGGGCTTGCTCGCCCGCATCGATGGGGCCATCCTCTATGCCCGCACCGGCTGCCCGCCCCTCTTCCATTACCCCCTGGCCAAGCTGGAGTGGCTCCGAGCTCGTCGCCCGGAGATCTTCCGGGCGGCCCGCTGGTTCCTGGGAGCGAAGGAATATCTGCTGCTGCGGCTGCTCGGGGAGCCCTTCACCGAGCCCTCCCTGGCCACGGCCACCCAGCTGATGGACCTGCGCACCCTGCGCTGGGACCCGGAGCTGCTGGCGGCGGTGGAGCTGTCCGCGGATCGCCTGCCGGAGGTGGTGGCCCCGGAGGCCCGCCTGGGCCCGCTGCGGCCGGAGGCGGCGGCCGCCCTGGGCCTCCCGCCGGAGGTGGAAGTGATCGCCGGGGTCTACGACGGGGGGGCGATGGGCCTCGGGCTGGGCGCCCTGGCGCCGGGCGTGGGCGTGATGAACCTGGGCACCACGGCGATGATCCGCATGATCGCGGCGCAACCGGTTCTGGACCACAGCCCCCGCATGCGGCTCCAGACCTACGCGTTGCTCCCGGGACGGTGGTTTCCCGGCGGGGCCCTCAACAACGCCGGGATCGTCCGTCAGTGGCTTCAGGAGGCAGTGCTGCGGGTGGTCGACGCGGAGGCGGAAACCCTGGCCGAGGCGACCGCGGGGCCCACGGGGATTCTGTTCTTCCCCTTCCTCACCGGGGAACGGGAGCCCGGGATCGGCCCTATGGCCTCCGGGGTGATCTTCGGCCTGCGCGTCCACCACGGGCGGGGCCACCTGATCCGGGCGGCGATGGAGGGGGTGGCCTTCGCCCTGCGCCGCCTCCTGGAGGCGCTGTGGGAGAACGGGCTGCGACCCAACCGGCTGCGCGCCGGAGGCGGCGGCACCCGTTCCCCCCTCTGGATGCGGATCCTGGCCTCCGTCCTCGCGACCCCCATCGAGGTCCCTGAGATCCCGGAGCCCGGCCTCCTCGGCAGCGCCATGCTGGCCTGGAAAGCCCTGGGGGTCCTCCCGGACCTCCCCGAACATCCCCCGGAGACGCCGGTCGCGGTGTATCCTCCGGTGGAGGAATGGGTTCCCGCCTATGCGGAACAGTTCGCCCGCTTCCAGGCCGTGCTGGCGGATCTGGAGGCAGCGTTCCAGCATGGAGGGAGTTCCGAAGCCCACCACCTCACGATGGGAGGCGCGCATGAACCGTTGTGA
- a CDS encoding D-isomer specific 2-hydroxyacid dehydrogenase family protein has protein sequence MRPRIAIVNSSSFGRYFPEHLERLSTLGEVRRLDFPPHIDGRALAEALRGFPILIVSVTPRFGPEFFAHKDETWLIARHGIGVDNIHLPSATAHGVLVTRVTPWMEREAVAELTVGLLLALLRRIPEAAAAVRAGRWAERAAFVGWELRGKTVGLIGFGNIGSRVGEILAQGFRARVLAYDPNVPPEVIRAAGAEPADLETLLREADILSLHAALTEENIHMLSREAFAKMKPGVILVNTARGELIDEAALITALEEGRVAGAALDVMTEEPIPADHPLLRFPNVLIVPHIAAYTRETLRRMGEKVISDVERVLRGEIPEEVVNPEVLPHARAWRR, from the coding sequence ATGCGTCCGCGCATCGCCATCGTGAACTCCAGCAGCTTTGGCCGCTACTTCCCGGAGCACCTGGAACGCCTATCCACCCTGGGGGAGGTCCGGCGGCTGGACTTCCCCCCGCACATCGATGGCCGGGCCCTGGCCGAGGCGCTCCGCGGCTTCCCGATCCTCATCGTGAGCGTCACCCCGCGGTTCGGCCCGGAGTTCTTCGCCCATAAGGACGAAACCTGGCTGATCGCCCGCCACGGCATCGGAGTCGACAACATCCACCTTCCCTCCGCCACCGCCCACGGGGTCCTGGTCACCCGGGTGACGCCCTGGATGGAACGGGAGGCGGTGGCGGAGCTCACCGTCGGGCTGCTGCTCGCCCTGCTCCGCCGCATCCCCGAGGCCGCCGCCGCGGTCCGGGCGGGCCGCTGGGCGGAGCGGGCGGCCTTCGTCGGATGGGAGCTCCGGGGCAAAACCGTAGGGCTCATCGGCTTCGGGAACATCGGAAGCCGGGTGGGGGAGATCCTGGCCCAGGGCTTCCGCGCCCGGGTGCTGGCCTATGATCCGAACGTGCCCCCGGAGGTCATCCGGGCGGCGGGGGCCGAGCCGGCGGACCTGGAGACCCTCCTTCGGGAGGCTGATATCCTCTCCCTGCACGCCGCCCTCACTGAGGAGAACATCCATATGCTCTCCCGCGAGGCCTTCGCGAAGATGAAGCCGGGCGTGATCCTGGTGAACACCGCCCGAGGGGAGCTGATCGACGAGGCCGCCCTGATCACCGCCCTGGAGGAAGGACGGGTGGCCGGCGCGGCGCTGGACGTGATGACGGAGGAGCCCATCCCCGCCGATCATCCCTTGCTGCGCTTCCCCAACGTGCTCATCGTCCCCCACATCGCCGCGTATACCCGTGAGACCCTGCGGCGGATGGGAGAGAAAGTGATCTCCGATGTGGAGCGGGTGCTGCGCGGGGAGATCCCGGAGGAAGTGGTGAACCCGGAGGTCCTTCCCCATGCCCGGGCCTGGCGACGATGA
- a CDS encoding DUF2442 domain-containing protein, which translates to MNELRRPRPIAVKALPGCRLWIRYSDGVEGTLDLSDLVGKGVFAAWEDEQEFEKVHIGSGREISWGKEIEMCPDALYLWITGKRPEDLFPRLRELVQQHA; encoded by the coding sequence ATGAATGAGCTTCGCAGGCCCAGGCCGATCGCCGTGAAAGCGCTTCCGGGATGTCGACTCTGGATCCGATATTCGGATGGCGTAGAAGGCACGCTGGATCTCTCGGACCTGGTTGGGAAAGGCGTCTTCGCGGCATGGGAGGACGAACAGGAGTTTGAGAAGGTCCATATCGGATCCGGCAGGGAGATCTCCTGGGGCAAGGAGATCGAGATGTGCCCGGACGCGTTGTATCTGTGGATCACCGGGAAGCGGCCGGAAGATCTGTTCCCAAGGTTGCGCGAACTGGTTCAGCAGCATGCCTGA
- a CDS encoding tagaturonate epimerase family protein → MMLSPEVLAEGLRPYGLHLIAESIRELPDGGAIFAAHQGNERRIGWIGEASPFPAPDPRMPIRIQGQPVWIHPWTWAHYCLLRERLPALSPARCDRPASFGAGDRLGMVTAAQIAALERYPVFPVLAQQSPRELARTGRDFQTVLLDAAWGVFASGFAGPFGADADHLQDEAQLRAAAEAGYSLYTFDLRRALARGPRPWEALSPLARLVVAELADRRVETPEGLRTLEEPALQAAACRYEPALEEVVRGAEILRDQGIAADLEVSVDETEEETTPEAHAFIAVYLQRRGVALWSLAPRFPGVFEKAVDYEGEVERFAQAVALHAAVARTFGGHRLSLHSGSEKFRILRVFREATGGHFHVKTSGTTWLQAVRVVARVAPALFAELYAIARAHLEESRRDYPIALRPEALPPALPDDPEAALVDRAVRQLFHISYGVLLRERGPAIRALLEAHEAEHFAAVRENLERHLEALLK, encoded by the coding sequence ATGATGCTCTCCCCGGAGGTCCTTGCGGAAGGACTGCGTCCGTATGGGCTCCATCTGATCGCGGAATCCATCCGGGAGCTCCCCGACGGCGGAGCGATCTTCGCCGCCCACCAGGGAAACGAACGGCGGATCGGATGGATCGGGGAGGCATCCCCCTTCCCCGCCCCGGATCCTCGCATGCCGATCCGTATCCAGGGGCAACCCGTGTGGATCCACCCCTGGACGTGGGCGCATTATTGCCTCCTGCGGGAACGCCTCCCGGCCCTGTCCCCCGCGCGGTGCGATCGGCCTGCCTCCTTCGGGGCGGGGGATCGCCTGGGGATGGTCACGGCGGCTCAGATCGCCGCCCTGGAGCGCTACCCGGTCTTCCCGGTGCTGGCCCAGCAGTCCCCCCGGGAGCTCGCCCGCACCGGCCGGGATTTCCAAACGGTCCTGCTCGATGCCGCGTGGGGGGTCTTCGCCTCCGGATTCGCGGGCCCCTTCGGCGCCGACGCCGATCACCTCCAGGATGAGGCGCAGCTGCGGGCGGCGGCCGAGGCCGGCTACTCCCTTTACACGTTTGATCTGCGCCGGGCCCTGGCCCGGGGCCCTCGCCCGTGGGAGGCGCTTTCGCCCCTCGCCCGCTTGGTGGTCGCCGAGCTGGCGGACCGGCGGGTCGAGACGCCGGAGGGCCTGCGAACCCTGGAGGAGCCCGCCCTGCAGGCCGCGGCCTGCCGCTATGAGCCGGCCCTGGAGGAGGTGGTCCGCGGGGCCGAGATCCTCCGCGACCAGGGGATCGCGGCCGACCTGGAGGTGTCGGTAGACGAGACGGAGGAGGAAACGACTCCGGAGGCCCACGCGTTCATCGCCGTGTATCTGCAACGGCGCGGGGTGGCCCTGTGGAGCCTGGCCCCCCGCTTCCCGGGGGTCTTCGAGAAGGCCGTCGATTACGAAGGGGAGGTGGAGCGCTTCGCGCAGGCAGTCGCCCTCCACGCCGCCGTGGCCCGGACCTTCGGGGGCCACCGGCTCAGCCTGCACTCCGGCAGCGAGAAGTTCCGCATCCTCCGGGTCTTCCGAGAGGCAACCGGAGGACACTTCCACGTGAAGACCTCCGGGACCACCTGGCTGCAGGCGGTGCGGGTGGTGGCGCGGGTAGCCCCCGCCCTCTTCGCCGAGCTCTACGCCATCGCCCGGGCGCATCTGGAGGAGAGCCGCCGGGATTACCCCATCGCGTTGCGGCCGGAGGCGCTGCCCCCTGCTCTCCCCGACGATCCCGAAGCCGCGCTGGTCGACCGCGCCGTGCGACAGCTCTTCCACATCTCTTACGGCGTGCTGTTGCGCGAGCGAGGGCCCGCTATCCGGGCGCTCCTGGAGGCCCACGAGGCGGAGCACTTCGCCGCCGTCCGGGAGAACCTGGAACGCCACCTAGAGGCATTGCTAAAATAG
- the iolN gene encoding 3-dehydro-scyllo-inosose hydrolase: protein MGKWQIPPEGGHMDRPTGIYFQNMTGKQVMERLKQNDLIIIPVGATEAHGPHAPYGEDVFLVTRMAEQVALRTGCTVSQPLWFGSHPYHHMGMPGTIVVPEDVFVGMLTAIIAGFWNAGFRKQIILNGHGQEYVIPIAIHRFAKTYKVPAVIVNVNWYHAIPDHFKLKSEGGPYETHFIHGDEVETSWSLALFPEFIHMEDAVDTEPYSFLPTDSEHIDKAGNLLRKPIAWYAQVGLRPIEVKAYQPGVVGKATLASAEKAKPGVEQLLDYLEKLVRDILEAFPPGKLPPLEGVTEREREMLEPYLKMPFEPGWRSLYELHYPM, encoded by the coding sequence ATGGGCAAGTGGCAGATCCCACCGGAAGGCGGCCACATGGATCGGCCGACGGGGATTTACTTCCAGAACATGACCGGCAAGCAGGTCATGGAGCGCCTGAAGCAGAACGACCTGATCATCATCCCGGTGGGCGCGACGGAGGCCCACGGCCCCCACGCGCCCTACGGGGAGGACGTCTTCCTGGTCACCCGGATGGCCGAACAGGTGGCCCTGCGCACCGGGTGCACGGTGAGCCAGCCGTTGTGGTTCGGCTCCCATCCGTATCACCACATGGGGATGCCGGGGACCATCGTGGTGCCGGAGGATGTGTTCGTCGGGATGCTCACGGCCATCATCGCCGGGTTCTGGAACGCCGGCTTCCGCAAGCAGATCATCCTCAACGGCCACGGCCAGGAATACGTCATCCCCATCGCCATCCACCGCTTCGCCAAGACCTACAAGGTGCCTGCGGTCATCGTCAACGTCAACTGGTATCACGCCATCCCCGATCATTTCAAGCTGAAGTCCGAAGGCGGGCCCTACGAGACCCACTTCATCCACGGAGATGAGGTGGAGACCAGCTGGAGCCTGGCCCTGTTCCCCGAGTTCATCCACATGGAGGACGCGGTGGACACGGAGCCTTACAGCTTCCTGCCCACCGACAGCGAGCACATCGACAAGGCGGGGAACCTGTTGCGCAAGCCGATCGCCTGGTATGCCCAGGTGGGCCTGCGCCCCATCGAGGTGAAGGCCTACCAGCCGGGCGTGGTGGGCAAGGCCACCCTGGCCAGCGCCGAGAAGGCCAAACCCGGGGTGGAGCAGCTCCTGGACTACCTGGAGAAGCTGGTGCGGGACATCCTGGAGGCGTTCCCGCCGGGGAAGCTGCCCCCGCTGGAGGGGGTGACCGAGCGGGAGCGGGAGATGCTGGAGCCCTACCTCAAGATGCCCTTCGAGCCCGGCTGGCGCAGCCTGTATGAGCTCCATTACCCGATGTGA
- a CDS encoding alcohol dehydrogenase catalytic domain-containing protein translates to MAGTRMPAIVFQGEGRWALEERPQPSIRQPDEVLLQVEACGICGTDLHILEVPPGHPATPGVILGHEVIGRVVEVGPAVTHLRPGDRVAVAPNLYCGVCRFCQRGLYNHCEQFTTLGVFLDGGLAPYEVAPARALFPISPEIPLERAIFTEVLSTVVGGTSQIRLHPGESAVVLGCGPVGLLFIQVLRASGAGALIAADIAPFRREFARQVGADMVIDPQTEDLESRVREVTGIGADVVVDAVGSLMTTALRLARPGGTVVLFGMNARARAEVAQYEITRRELRVVGSYVGRHTFPLAIQMLERGVIRPEALVTHRLPLSRFGEGLEQLRRGEAVKVMIVPT, encoded by the coding sequence ATGGCGGGAACCCGTATGCCGGCCATCGTCTTCCAGGGGGAAGGACGCTGGGCGCTGGAGGAGCGGCCTCAGCCTTCCATCCGGCAACCGGACGAGGTGCTCCTCCAGGTGGAGGCCTGCGGCATCTGCGGAACGGATCTGCACATCCTGGAGGTGCCTCCGGGGCATCCGGCCACCCCCGGGGTGATCCTGGGCCACGAGGTGATCGGCCGCGTCGTGGAGGTGGGGCCGGCGGTGACCCACCTGCGGCCGGGAGATCGGGTGGCGGTGGCCCCGAACCTGTATTGCGGCGTCTGCCGGTTCTGCCAGCGCGGGCTTTACAACCATTGCGAACAGTTCACCACCTTAGGGGTCTTCCTGGACGGAGGCCTGGCGCCCTACGAAGTGGCCCCCGCGCGGGCCCTGTTCCCCATCTCCCCGGAGATCCCCCTGGAGCGGGCGATCTTCACGGAGGTGCTCTCCACGGTGGTGGGCGGCACCTCGCAGATCCGCCTGCACCCGGGGGAATCGGCAGTGGTGCTGGGGTGCGGGCCGGTGGGGCTGCTGTTCATCCAGGTCCTCCGGGCCAGCGGGGCCGGCGCCCTGATCGCGGCGGACATCGCCCCCTTCCGCCGGGAGTTCGCCCGACAGGTGGGGGCCGACATGGTGATCGACCCGCAGACAGAGGATCTGGAAAGCCGGGTGCGGGAGGTCACCGGGATCGGGGCGGATGTGGTGGTGGACGCGGTGGGCTCGCTGATGACGACGGCGCTGCGGCTCGCCCGGCCGGGCGGGACCGTGGTCCTCTTCGGCATGAACGCCCGGGCCCGGGCGGAGGTCGCCCAGTATGAGATCACCCGGCGGGAGCTGCGGGTGGTGGGCAGCTACGTCGGCCGTCACACCTTCCCCCTGGCCATCCAGATGCTGGAGCGCGGGGTGATCCGCCCCGAGGCGCTGGTCACCCACCGCCTGCCGCTCTCCCGCTTCGGGGAGGGGCTGGAGCAGCTGCGCCGGGGGGAGGCGGTGAAGGTGATGATCGTGCCGACATAA
- the iolM gene encoding scyllo-inosose 3-dehydrogenase, translated as MKAVVVEAKWDPRPDYPLSDWERETGKAITGSSIWRHPRFAIQEVPDPTPGPDEVVIRVKACGVCGSDLHFYETDAEGYILYPGLVKFPVIPGHEFSGEVVAVGKEVRDLRPGDMVTSEEMLWCGVCTPCRSGFFNHCTNLEELGFTVPGAMAEYVAVKAKYCWKIDAIAERYGDVDKAYEAGSLVEPTGVAYNGIFIRAGGFRPGAYVAVFGAGPIGLAAIALSRAAGAGKVIAFDVSAPRREMARRMGADIALDPREVAPSEAVRELTRGEGADLFVEAAGAPTRTLPEMEKALAINGRIVVIGRAAERVPLYLETLQVRRGQIFGSQGHSGDAIFPSVIRMMAAGLIDMTRIITARYPLDRAVEAVERLSQRLDAKITIKPDLREVPQAEPAAAAVA; from the coding sequence ATGAAAGCGGTGGTGGTGGAAGCGAAATGGGATCCCCGTCCGGATTACCCGCTCTCGGATTGGGAGCGGGAGACCGGCAAGGCGATCACCGGGTCCAGCATCTGGCGGCATCCCCGGTTCGCGATCCAGGAGGTCCCCGACCCCACCCCGGGCCCGGATGAGGTGGTGATCCGGGTGAAGGCCTGCGGGGTGTGCGGGTCGGATCTCCATTTCTACGAGACCGATGCGGAGGGCTACATCCTGTATCCCGGCCTGGTGAAGTTCCCGGTGATCCCGGGCCACGAGTTCTCCGGGGAAGTGGTGGCGGTGGGAAAGGAGGTCCGGGATCTGCGGCCCGGGGATATGGTGACTTCGGAGGAGATGCTGTGGTGCGGGGTCTGCACGCCGTGCCGCAGCGGCTTCTTCAACCACTGCACCAACCTGGAGGAGCTGGGGTTCACCGTGCCTGGGGCCATGGCGGAGTATGTGGCCGTCAAAGCCAAATACTGCTGGAAGATCGACGCCATCGCCGAGCGTTACGGCGACGTCGACAAAGCTTATGAAGCAGGATCGCTGGTGGAGCCCACCGGCGTGGCCTACAACGGGATCTTCATCCGCGCGGGCGGGTTCCGGCCGGGGGCCTACGTGGCCGTCTTCGGGGCGGGGCCCATCGGCCTGGCGGCCATCGCCCTCTCCCGGGCGGCGGGGGCCGGCAAGGTGATCGCCTTCGACGTGAGCGCGCCGCGACGGGAGATGGCCCGGCGGATGGGAGCGGACATCGCCCTGGATCCCCGGGAGGTGGCCCCCAGCGAAGCGGTGCGGGAGCTCACCCGGGGGGAGGGCGCCGACCTGTTCGTCGAGGCGGCGGGGGCCCCCACGCGGACGCTGCCGGAGATGGAGAAGGCCCTGGCCATCAACGGCCGCATCGTGGTCATCGGCCGGGCGGCGGAGCGGGTGCCGCTGTATCTGGAGACCCTGCAGGTGCGGCGGGGGCAGATCTTCGGCTCCCAGGGCCACTCGGGCGACGCCATCTTCCCCAGCGTGATCCGGATGATGGCCGCCGGCCTGATCGACATGACCCGCATCATCACCGCCCGTTATCCCCTGGACCGCGCGGTGGAGGCCGTGGAGCGGTTGAGCCAGCGGCTCGACGCCAAGATCACCATCAAGCCGGACCTGCGGGAGGTTCCGCAGGCGGAGCCGGCCGCCGCGGCCGTGGCCTGA
- a CDS encoding ATP-binding cassette domain-containing protein: MTAGRWLVEMRRIVKRFDGVEALAGVDFAVGYQEVVGLLGDNGAGKSTLIKILTGVYPPDAGEIYFEGRPVRFRSPREARALGIETVYQDLALVEMMSIARNFFLGREPVRRIGPLAFLDMKEMGRVTRQVLEEIGIRVRSVWEPVSALSGGERQSIAIGRALHFGARLLILDEPTSALSIKETRKVLGYVEEARRRGLSVIFITHNIYHVYPVADRLVILSHGRKIGDFPKHQISPEQVAELIAGGITIPEEEKP; the protein is encoded by the coding sequence ATGACAGCCGGTCGCTGGCTGGTGGAGATGCGAAGGATCGTCAAACGGTTCGACGGCGTGGAGGCCCTGGCCGGGGTGGATTTCGCGGTGGGCTATCAGGAGGTGGTGGGCCTGCTGGGGGATAACGGGGCCGGCAAATCCACCCTGATCAAGATCCTCACCGGGGTCTATCCGCCGGACGCCGGGGAGATCTACTTCGAGGGACGGCCGGTCCGCTTCCGCTCGCCCCGGGAGGCCCGGGCCCTGGGCATCGAGACGGTCTATCAGGACCTGGCCCTGGTGGAGATGATGAGCATCGCCCGCAACTTCTTCCTGGGCCGGGAGCCGGTGCGACGGATCGGGCCGCTCGCGTTCCTGGACATGAAGGAGATGGGGCGGGTGACCCGGCAGGTCCTGGAGGAGATCGGCATCCGCGTGCGCTCCGTGTGGGAGCCGGTCTCCGCCCTCTCCGGCGGCGAACGCCAGTCCATCGCCATCGGCCGCGCCCTCCATTTCGGCGCCCGCCTGCTGATCCTCGACGAGCCCACCTCCGCCCTCTCCATCAAGGAAACGCGCAAGGTGCTGGGCTACGTGGAGGAGGCCCGCCGTCGAGGGCTCTCGGTGATCTTCATCACCCACAACATCTATCACGTCTATCCGGTGGCCGACCGGCTGGTCATCCTGAGCCACGGCCGCAAAATCGGGGATTTCCCCAAGCATCAGATCTCGCCCGAGCAGGTGGCGGAGCTCATCGCGGGCGGGATCACCATCCCGGAGGAGGAGAAGCCATGA
- a CDS encoding ABC transporter permease, giving the protein MDPETVQASSRRPTYGPRWARAIRLSGWRRYPEVGALAGFLAVFIGFSVAAPYFLTLDSLAGIMTIAAELGLVAVGVTMLMIAGEFDLSVGSVLGVSSMAFALMVRAGWPHLPAFGAALALAAAIGALNGWVVTRGRLPSFIVTLGSMMFWRGVLLAVTGGFPIAYEGKSSLMFALSGRLPGGFHASALWFLAVAGIATVVLTRTPFGNAVFAAGGNPQAARALGVEVDRVKRMGFVLTATLAALAGIIQFSRFGSVDPLRGEGVELEAIAAAVTGGTLLTGGYGSVIGTVLGALIVGMVRNGLVLAGAPAYWYRAFIGLVLVLAVIINLRIRRSVGS; this is encoded by the coding sequence ATGGATCCCGAGACGGTCCAGGCCTCATCCCGCCGGCCAACGTATGGGCCGCGCTGGGCCCGGGCGATCCGCCTGTCCGGGTGGCGGCGTTATCCCGAAGTGGGGGCGCTGGCCGGGTTCCTCGCGGTCTTCATCGGGTTCTCAGTGGCCGCTCCTTACTTCCTGACCCTGGACTCCCTGGCCGGGATCATGACCATCGCTGCCGAGCTGGGCCTGGTGGCGGTCGGCGTCACCATGCTGATGATCGCCGGGGAGTTCGACCTCTCCGTCGGATCGGTGCTGGGGGTTTCGTCCATGGCCTTCGCCCTGATGGTCCGGGCGGGGTGGCCGCACCTTCCGGCCTTCGGGGCCGCCCTGGCCCTGGCGGCGGCCATCGGGGCGCTGAACGGCTGGGTGGTGACCCGGGGGCGCCTGCCCTCCTTCATCGTGACCCTGGGTTCGATGATGTTCTGGCGCGGGGTGCTGCTGGCGGTGACGGGCGGCTTCCCCATCGCGTATGAGGGGAAATCCTCCCTGATGTTCGCGCTGTCGGGACGGCTGCCCGGGGGCTTCCACGCCTCCGCCCTCTGGTTCCTGGCCGTTGCCGGGATCGCCACCGTGGTCCTCACCCGCACCCCCTTCGGCAACGCGGTGTTCGCGGCCGGCGGGAACCCCCAGGCGGCCCGGGCCCTGGGCGTGGAGGTGGACCGGGTCAAGCGGATGGGCTTCGTCCTGACGGCCACCCTGGCCGCCCTGGCCGGGATCATCCAGTTCAGCCGCTTCGGCTCGGTCGATCCCCTGCGCGGAGAAGGTGTGGAGCTGGAGGCCATCGCGGCGGCGGTGACCGGCGGGACGCTGCTCACCGGCGGCTACGGCAGCGTGATCGGGACGGTGCTGGGGGCGCTCATCGTGGGGATGGTGCGCAACGGGCTGGTGCTGGCCGGGGCGCCCGCCTACTGGTATCGCGCCTTCATCGGCCTGGTCCTGGTGCTCGCGGTGATCATCAACCTGCGGATCCGACGATCCGTCGGGTCATGA
- a CDS encoding sugar ABC transporter substrate-binding protein, producing the protein MIRHAYRWIPILLALALLAGACAPATPAPAPAKKEFTFYIVSHGGPADPFWGVVIKGMNDAAKVYPVEAKYFGPEKFSIEELVNLLNSAIAAKPDGLAVTITDPKALDEPLRRAIQQGIPVVAINVADPRPEGERIPYMFYIGMDEYLGGVRAAQRMLAVRTPKRALCAIHEVGHVGLEARCQGFLDEMSKKNVPVEKLDIGTDPTKAVEALKAYFTRNPDTDALLTLGPLGTDPAVKFLKENNLVGKVLHGTFDLHPGTLSAIKEGVTLFAIDQQQYLQGYMAITWLYLYKKYGLRPANDVLTGPGFVDKDNVGLVEELIKQGIR; encoded by the coding sequence ATGATCCGTCACGCCTACCGCTGGATCCCGATCCTGCTGGCCCTCGCCCTGCTGGCCGGAGCATGCGCCCCGGCCACGCCCGCCCCCGCCCCGGCGAAGAAGGAGTTCACCTTCTACATCGTCTCCCACGGCGGCCCCGCGGACCCCTTCTGGGGGGTGGTGATCAAAGGGATGAACGACGCCGCGAAGGTCTATCCGGTGGAGGCCAAATACTTCGGCCCCGAGAAGTTCTCCATCGAGGAACTGGTCAACCTCCTCAACAGCGCCATCGCCGCCAAGCCCGACGGCCTGGCGGTGACCATCACCGACCCCAAGGCCCTGGATGAGCCGCTGCGCCGGGCCATCCAGCAGGGGATCCCCGTGGTGGCCATCAACGTCGCCGACCCCCGCCCGGAGGGCGAGCGCATCCCGTATATGTTCTACATCGGCATGGACGAATACCTGGGCGGGGTGCGGGCGGCCCAGCGGATGCTCGCCGTGCGCACGCCCAAGCGGGCGTTGTGCGCCATCCACGAGGTCGGCCACGTGGGCCTGGAGGCCCGCTGCCAGGGCTTCCTCGATGAGATGAGCAAGAAGAACGTGCCAGTGGAGAAGTTAGACATCGGCACGGACCCCACCAAGGCCGTGGAGGCCCTGAAGGCCTACTTCACCCGCAACCCCGACACCGATGCCCTGCTCACCCTCGGCCCCCTGGGCACGGACCCGGCGGTGAAGTTCCTGAAGGAGAACAACCTGGTCGGCAAGGTGCTCCACGGGACCTTCGACCTGCACCCCGGGACGCTGTCGGCGATCAAGGAGGGGGTGACGCTGTTCGCCATCGATCAGCAGCAGTATCTGCAGGGCTACATGGCCATCACCTGGCTCTACCTCTACAAGAAATACGGGCTGCGCCCGGCCAACGATGTGCTCACCGGGCCCGGGTTCGTGGACAAAGACAACGTCGGCCTGGTGGAGGAGCTGATCAAGCAGGGGATCCGCTGA